A region of the Muricauda sp. MAR_2010_75 genome:
GCTTGCTATTAATGCAATTCTGTTGATTTTTAGCGTCAACGGTGCTGGCGAAAGGTTTAGAAAACCAATTCAAAAAATTTCGGAGACCTCAATTACCAAACTCTTCCCCCGCGAGAGCTCTGAAACCGAATACAAGGAAGCGGTATAGTTTGTACCTTTAGGGTATGAAACAGGCTTTTCTTGTTTTTTTGGGTGGGGGATTTGGAAGTGTTCTTCGCTTCTTGATTTCCAAACCCTTAAATCTTCTATCCTCGAATTTCTTTTTGGGAACTTTTTTGGTAAACATTATAGGATGCCTTTTAATAGGTTTGATTTTAGGCCTATCTTCTAGAGGCAATATCCTATCCTATAATAGTACACTTTTTTTGGCTACTGGTTTTTGTGGCGGTTTTACAACTTTTTCAGCTTTTGCGTTCGAAAAACATTTTCTTCTGAAGAACAGCGAACTTATTCACTTCTCTATTTACATGATCTCCAGTATTGTCGTTGGCGTTTTGGCCGTTGTCTTAGGATTATGGCTCTCTAAGCTTGGAGAATAGTTATAAATTTCATTTTTGTAGTTAATTTTTGTTAAAAACTAAACATAAATTATTGAAATCGATGATTTTGGTGTGAAATCATAATGCATATAATCTAAATGTTAAGAAAAAATCAAAATATTTTTAACAAACAATAGATTAAAATCCGATACCCCTAAAATATGTGGGGTATTTTTTTTATAACCATAAAAATTCCATCAATACCCTCCATTTTTTTATGGTCTAGTGTGAATTACCATATATTTGAGAGATCAATTAACTACTTAATTATGAAAAAAGTCGAGG
Encoded here:
- the crcB gene encoding fluoride efflux transporter CrcB — translated: MKQAFLVFLGGGFGSVLRFLISKPLNLLSSNFFLGTFLVNIIGCLLIGLILGLSSRGNILSYNSTLFLATGFCGGFTTFSAFAFEKHFLLKNSELIHFSIYMISSIVVGVLAVVLGLWLSKLGE